A DNA window from Streptomyces sp. CA-278952 contains the following coding sequences:
- a CDS encoding glycosyltransferase family 2 protein: MSVHSHSAAPNAAAAAPEFPRHVVTAVLVSHDGARWLPDVLAGLLGQERPVQNVVAADTGSADDSARLVTEALGDERVLHLARRTSFGTAVDEAARTAGILTPDDLPYLKRPSGWDPAGRTWVDENYDLPELPHGEPVQWLWLLHDDCAPEPDALAEMLRVVDTDQHATIVGPKLRGWYDRKQLLEVGVSIANSGRRWTGLDRREQDQGQHDQVRTVLSVSSAGMLIRRDVYEELGGFDRGLPLMRDDVDLCWRAHLAGHRVLVAPDAVLRHAEASARERRPIDCAGRSVASPHRVDKAGAVYTMLVNARGKALPWVLLRLVVGTLLRTLAYLLGKVPGQALDEVTGLLGTLLRPGRILAARRNRGKGAVDAAELRALFPPPGATVRATVDQVAGNFGGRTDADSGGSRHGAVESGPGGDDADFLEVDQFARLKRIGRKPGPILFALLLIVSLIAGRNLLSGGALAGGALLPAPAEAGALWASYADAWHTVGTGGTQTAPPYLALLAALSALFLGSTGLAISVLLVCSIPLAGLTAYFASRPLLPSRLLRAWASVAYAFLPAATGALATGRLGTAVLLVLLPLAARAGVAAHGLKADRAAGERGSWRATWAYTLLLTVMMAFTPIVWPLAVVLGIGVLVLRRGDITAYGLRFVAAVGTPVLVLAPWSLTLLTDPSAFLTEAGVDLGTGTASGLDLLGISPGGPGATGGILLLGIVLAALAALLRGERQFAVRAAWAVALVGFLFAAVANGSTWAGPATLVYGAALIAAALVGADGARIRVAEQSFGWRQPVAVLIALAAGLAPALAAVGWMIGGADGPLERRDPVQVPAFVAEESTTRDQPRALVLGGSSPGSVEYSLVRGSGARLGDGELTEAGGSNSHLDKVVANLVAGSGADQGGQLSGFAIRYVLVRDGAPREMSRVLDSTPGLSRLSQLDGSALWRVDRQVARVMITPASGEGEHLPVGSAAVEAHSEIPSGEAGRVLRLADAADPGWTATLNGKPLPRKTVDGWAQGFELPAEGGRLDLTHDAPITHTAWIWAQAGLLLVLVVMALPGRRREIDDDLPEEAAPAVAAEPVDGEGRRARRLRAAAQAEAAAAAEETGEPTGSGDGEGVHPDDRDPSRVPGPAADPGGYIPAQQSADPYAAHPPAHDPQEATGGYAAVPQQQDPYGEYAQWDGQQQGADYYATYQPDPYAQQQQQQQQQQQQQQQQQQQGAGYQGYDAQDPYTRQYNEQGTYGGQAAYNDQSSYNDQGAYSNDQSAYDEYGQYVGGQYQQPYPDPAQPPQPDRHPAENGEQTDPPAPGQAPWQTGNASRGDSE; this comes from the coding sequence ATGTCCGTGCACAGCCACTCGGCGGCGCCGAACGCGGCCGCCGCCGCCCCAGAGTTCCCCCGGCACGTCGTCACCGCCGTGCTCGTCTCCCACGACGGCGCCCGCTGGCTGCCCGACGTGCTGGCCGGGCTGCTCGGGCAGGAACGCCCCGTACAGAACGTCGTCGCCGCCGACACCGGCAGCGCCGACGACTCGGCCCGGCTGGTCACCGAGGCGCTCGGCGACGAACGCGTCCTGCACCTCGCACGCCGTACGAGCTTCGGCACCGCCGTCGACGAGGCGGCCCGCACGGCAGGAATCCTGACCCCGGACGACCTGCCGTACCTCAAGCGCCCCAGCGGCTGGGACCCGGCCGGCCGGACCTGGGTCGACGAGAACTACGACCTCCCCGAACTGCCGCACGGCGAACCGGTCCAGTGGCTCTGGCTGCTGCACGACGACTGCGCGCCCGAGCCGGACGCGCTCGCCGAGATGCTGCGCGTCGTCGACACCGACCAGCACGCCACGATCGTCGGACCCAAACTGCGCGGCTGGTACGACCGCAAGCAGCTCCTGGAAGTCGGCGTCTCCATCGCCAACAGCGGACGCCGCTGGACGGGCCTGGACCGCCGCGAGCAGGACCAGGGCCAGCACGACCAGGTCCGTACCGTCCTGTCCGTCTCCTCCGCCGGCATGCTCATCCGCCGCGACGTCTACGAGGAGCTCGGCGGCTTCGACCGCGGGCTCCCCCTGATGCGCGACGACGTCGACCTGTGCTGGCGCGCCCACCTGGCAGGCCACCGGGTCCTCGTCGCCCCGGACGCCGTCCTGCGGCACGCCGAGGCCTCCGCCCGCGAACGCCGCCCCATCGACTGCGCCGGCCGCTCGGTCGCCAGCCCGCACCGCGTCGACAAGGCGGGCGCGGTCTACACGATGCTCGTCAACGCCCGCGGCAAGGCCCTGCCCTGGGTCCTGCTCCGGCTCGTCGTCGGCACCCTGCTCCGTACCCTCGCCTACCTCCTCGGCAAGGTGCCCGGCCAGGCCCTCGACGAGGTCACCGGCCTGCTCGGCACCCTGCTGCGCCCCGGCCGCATCCTCGCCGCCCGCCGTAACCGCGGCAAGGGCGCCGTCGACGCCGCCGAGCTGCGCGCACTGTTCCCGCCGCCGGGCGCGACCGTCCGGGCCACCGTCGACCAGGTCGCGGGCAACTTCGGCGGCCGTACGGACGCCGACTCGGGCGGTTCACGCCACGGAGCCGTCGAATCCGGGCCCGGCGGCGACGACGCCGACTTCCTCGAAGTCGACCAGTTCGCCCGCCTCAAGCGCATCGGCCGCAAACCGGGACCCATCCTCTTCGCGCTGCTCCTGATCGTCTCCCTCATCGCCGGCCGCAACCTCCTCAGCGGCGGCGCACTGGCGGGCGGCGCCCTGCTGCCCGCCCCGGCCGAGGCCGGCGCGCTCTGGGCGAGTTACGCGGACGCCTGGCACACCGTCGGCACCGGCGGCACCCAGACGGCCCCGCCCTACCTCGCGCTGCTCGCCGCCCTGTCGGCCCTCTTCCTCGGCTCGACCGGCCTCGCCATCAGCGTGTTGCTCGTCTGCTCGATCCCGCTGGCCGGGCTCACCGCCTACTTCGCCTCCCGCCCGCTGCTCCCCTCCCGGCTGCTGCGGGCCTGGGCGAGCGTCGCGTACGCCTTCCTGCCCGCCGCGACCGGCGCCCTGGCCACCGGCCGGCTCGGCACCGCCGTCCTCCTCGTCCTGCTCCCGCTGGCCGCCCGCGCGGGCGTCGCCGCCCACGGGCTGAAGGCGGACAGGGCGGCGGGGGAGCGCGGCAGCTGGCGCGCCACCTGGGCGTACACCCTGCTGCTGACCGTCATGATGGCGTTCACCCCGATCGTCTGGCCGCTCGCCGTGGTCCTCGGCATCGGCGTCCTCGTTCTGCGGCGCGGCGACATCACGGCGTACGGACTCCGCTTCGTCGCCGCCGTCGGCACCCCGGTGCTGGTCCTCGCCCCCTGGTCGCTCACCCTCCTGACGGACCCGTCCGCGTTCCTGACAGAAGCGGGCGTGGACCTCGGTACGGGAACGGCATCGGGCCTCGACCTGCTCGGCATCAGCCCCGGCGGCCCCGGGGCGACGGGCGGCATCCTGCTCCTCGGCATCGTGCTGGCCGCGCTCGCCGCCCTGCTGCGCGGGGAGCGGCAGTTCGCCGTCCGCGCCGCCTGGGCGGTCGCGCTCGTCGGCTTCCTCTTCGCCGCTGTCGCCAACGGGTCCACCTGGGCCGGACCCGCCACCCTCGTCTACGGCGCCGCCCTGATCGCCGCCGCCCTGGTGGGCGCGGACGGAGCCCGTATCCGGGTCGCCGAACAGAGCTTCGGCTGGCGCCAGCCCGTCGCCGTACTGATCGCGCTGGCCGCCGGACTGGCCCCGGCCCTGGCCGCGGTCGGCTGGATGATCGGCGGCGCGGACGGACCCCTGGAGCGGCGCGACCCCGTCCAGGTGCCCGCCTTCGTGGCGGAGGAGAGCACCACCCGCGACCAGCCCCGCGCCCTCGTCCTCGGCGGCAGCTCGCCCGGTTCCGTTGAGTACAGCCTGGTCCGCGGCTCGGGCGCGCGCCTCGGCGACGGTGAACTGACCGAGGCGGGCGGCAGCAACAGCCACCTCGACAAGGTCGTCGCCAACCTCGTCGCCGGCTCCGGAGCCGACCAGGGCGGCCAGCTCAGCGGCTTCGCCATCCGCTACGTCCTCGTCCGGGACGGGGCGCCGCGCGAGATGAGCCGGGTCCTCGACTCGACGCCCGGGCTCAGCCGCCTCAGCCAGCTCGACGGCAGCGCCCTGTGGCGGGTGGACCGCCAGGTCGCCCGCGTCATGATCACCCCGGCTTCCGGCGAGGGCGAGCACCTTCCGGTCGGCTCGGCCGCCGTCGAGGCCCACTCCGAGATCCCGTCCGGCGAAGCGGGCCGCGTGCTGCGGCTCGCGGACGCCGCCGACCCGGGCTGGACGGCGACCCTGAACGGCAAGCCGCTGCCCCGCAAGACCGTCGACGGCTGGGCCCAGGGCTTCGAACTGCCCGCGGAGGGCGGCCGTCTGGACCTCACCCACGACGCCCCGATCACGCACACCGCGTGGATCTGGGCGCAGGCCGGACTCCTCCTGGTCCTGGTGGTCATGGCCCTGCCGGGCCGCCGCCGGGAGATCGACGACGACCTGCCCGAGGAGGCGGCGCCCGCCGTCGCCGCCGAGCCGGTCGACGGAGAGGGCCGCCGCGCCCGCAGGCTGCGCGCCGCGGCCCAGGCCGAGGCGGCGGCCGCCGCCGAGGAGACCGGGGAGCCCACGGGGTCCGGGGACGGGGAGGGCGTCCACCCCGACGACCGCGACCCGTCGCGAGTCCCGGGCCCGGCCGCGGACCCGGGGGGGTACATCCCCGCGCAGCAGTCCGCCGACCCGTACGCCGCCCATCCCCCGGCGCACGACCCGCAGGAAGCCACCGGCGGCTACGCGGCGGTCCCGCAACAGCAGGACCCGTACGGCGAGTACGCGCAGTGGGACGGCCAGCAGCAGGGTGCCGACTACTACGCGACGTACCAGCCGGACCCGTACGCCCAGCAACAGCAACAGCAACAGCAACAGCAACAGCAACAGCAGCAGCAGCAGCAGCAGGGCGCCGGCTACCAGGGCTACGACGCCCAGGACCCCTACACACGGCAGTACAACGAGCAGGGCACGTACGGCGGGCAGGCCGCGTACAACGACCAGAGCTCCTACAACGACCAGGGCGCGTACAGCAACGACCAGAGCGCGTACGACGAGTACGGCCAGTACGTCGGCGGGCAGTACCAGCAGCCCTACCCCGACCCCGCCCAGCCGCCCCAGCCCGACCGGCACCCCGCCGAGAACGGCGAACAGACCGACCCCCCGGCCCCGGGCCAGGCCCCGTGGCAGACCGGTAACGCATCGCGAGGCGATTCCGAGTGA
- a CDS encoding DUF5719 family protein — protein sequence MKSTHLSLIAGAAVLAAITGFATITAPGAPADTGTKSAALLPVERSSLVCPAPSDSDLAETQYTAFTPAGEGGDAKGTAELKPALPVVDAEDETDPKKIKKAEEAAEKAKEKADKPVLAVQEPGKPVVAEADGSDAPALVGTATGKLAPGWAAQQTTEVTVGGARGLLGVTCTAPDTDFWFPGASTAKSRQDYLHLTNPEDSAAVADIELYGPEGALKSEVGDGITVPARSSVAVLLSTLTAEAVDHLTAHVTTRSGRVGAVVLSADDKAGSDWITASDDPTGTLVLPGIPADATSVQLVAFAPGEDDADVKVQLLGKNAAFSPAGNATLHIKSSMTAAVDLKDVTRGEPGSLRLSPVRKDRATPIVAALRVVRGKGDKQEIAYIPATGPVGARASVPDNRAKGSTLSLTAPGATAEVKVTASAGSDGGEPAVETYTVKAGTTLAVTPKAPEGLKGAYALTVETTSGGPVHASRTLARTEGGVQMFTVQTLPDDGGTVEVPSARQDLSVLDD from the coding sequence GTGAAGTCCACCCACCTGTCCCTGATCGCGGGCGCCGCCGTCCTGGCCGCCATCACCGGATTCGCCACGATTACCGCGCCCGGAGCCCCGGCGGACACCGGGACGAAGTCCGCCGCGCTGCTGCCGGTCGAGCGCTCCAGCCTGGTCTGCCCGGCGCCCAGCGACTCCGATCTCGCGGAGACGCAGTACACCGCGTTCACCCCGGCGGGCGAGGGCGGCGACGCCAAGGGCACCGCCGAGCTGAAGCCGGCCCTGCCGGTCGTGGACGCCGAGGACGAGACCGACCCGAAGAAGATCAAGAAGGCCGAGGAGGCGGCGGAGAAGGCGAAGGAGAAGGCCGACAAGCCGGTCCTCGCCGTGCAGGAGCCCGGAAAGCCGGTCGTCGCCGAGGCGGACGGCTCCGACGCCCCGGCCCTCGTCGGCACGGCCACCGGCAAGCTGGCCCCCGGCTGGGCCGCCCAGCAGACCACCGAGGTCACCGTGGGCGGCGCCCGCGGGCTCCTCGGGGTCACCTGCACCGCTCCCGACACGGACTTCTGGTTCCCGGGCGCGAGCACCGCGAAGTCCCGCCAGGACTACCTCCACCTCACCAACCCCGAGGACTCCGCGGCCGTCGCCGACATCGAGCTGTACGGCCCCGAGGGCGCGCTCAAGTCCGAGGTCGGCGACGGCATCACCGTGCCGGCCCGCTCCAGCGTCGCCGTTCTGCTGTCCACCCTCACCGCCGAGGCCGTCGACCACCTGACCGCCCACGTCACCACCCGCTCGGGCCGGGTCGGCGCGGTCGTCCTCAGCGCCGACGACAAGGCGGGCAGCGACTGGATCACCGCGTCCGACGACCCCACCGGCACGCTCGTGCTGCCCGGCATCCCGGCCGACGCCACCTCCGTACAACTGGTGGCGTTCGCCCCCGGTGAGGACGACGCCGACGTGAAGGTCCAGCTCCTGGGGAAGAACGCGGCGTTCTCCCCGGCCGGGAACGCCACTCTGCACATCAAGTCCTCGATGACGGCGGCCGTCGACCTCAAGGACGTCACCCGGGGCGAACCGGGCTCCCTGCGGCTGAGCCCCGTCCGGAAGGACCGGGCGACCCCGATCGTGGCCGCGCTGCGCGTGGTCCGCGGCAAGGGCGACAAGCAGGAGATCGCCTACATCCCGGCCACCGGACCGGTCGGCGCACGGGCGAGCGTCCCGGACAACCGGGCCAAGGGCTCGACGCTGTCCCTGACCGCACCGGGCGCCACCGCCGAGGTGAAGGTCACCGCGTCGGCGGGCAGCGACGGAGGCGAACCGGCCGTCGAGACGTACACGGTCAAGGCCGGCACGACCCTCGCCGTCACTCCGAAGGCCCCGGAAGGCCTCAAGGGCGCCTACGCGCTGACCGTCGAGACGACCTCGGGCGGCCCGGTCCACGCGTCGCGCACCCTGGCGCGCACCGAGGGCGGCGTCCAGATGTTCACCGTGCAGACGCTCCCCGACGACGGGGGCACGGTCGAGGTCCCGTCGGCCCGCCAGGACCTCTCGGTCCTGGACGACTGA
- a CDS encoding metallopeptidase family protein — MDSSVPPHPSEPRPRRRDRHGRGMRGPVAPPQVPLSASRGETFRDLVQDSVERLERRWPQLAEVDFVVLDVPGTPEEVVPLGSAVSAGKGRPAQIVVYRRPVEIRTKSRDERALLVHEVVVEQVAELLGLAPESVDPRYGQD, encoded by the coding sequence ATGGACAGCTCCGTACCTCCCCACCCGTCCGAGCCGCGGCCCCGGCGCCGTGACCGGCATGGCCGCGGTATGCGCGGGCCGGTCGCGCCACCGCAGGTGCCGCTGTCGGCCAGCCGGGGCGAGACCTTTCGTGATCTGGTCCAGGACTCGGTGGAGCGGCTGGAGCGGCGCTGGCCCCAGCTGGCCGAGGTCGACTTCGTCGTCCTCGATGTGCCCGGCACCCCGGAGGAGGTCGTTCCGCTCGGCAGCGCGGTCTCCGCGGGCAAGGGGCGGCCCGCGCAGATCGTCGTCTACCGGCGGCCCGTCGAGATCCGCACCAAGAGCCGCGACGAGCGTGCCCTGCTCGTGCACGAGGTCGTCGTCGAGCAGGTCGCCGAGCTGCTGGGGCTGGCGCCCGAGTCGGTCGACCCCCGGTACGGGCAGGACTAG
- a CDS encoding DUF3499 domain-containing protein has translation MSPVRRCSRTACGRPAVATLTYVYADSTAVLGPLATYAEPHCYDLCAEHSERLTAPRGWEVVRLSDGSAPAHPSGDDLEALANAVREAARPHDRGQDAGSRGPRAADPVEVARRGHLRVLRSPDS, from the coding sequence GTGAGCCCTGTACGTCGCTGTTCGCGCACCGCGTGCGGCCGCCCTGCCGTCGCGACACTGACGTACGTCTATGCCGATTCGACTGCGGTCCTCGGCCCGCTCGCCACCTATGCCGAGCCCCACTGTTACGACCTCTGCGCCGAACACAGTGAGCGGCTTACCGCGCCACGGGGCTGGGAAGTGGTGCGGCTCTCCGACGGCTCCGCACCGGCGCACCCCAGCGGCGACGACCTCGAAGCACTGGCCAACGCGGTCCGCGAAGCGGCACGCCCGCACGACCGGGGCCAGGACGCCGGAAGCCGGGGACCACGCGCCGCCGACCCGGTGGAAGTGGCCCGCCGAGGTCACCTGAGAGTGCTGCGCTCACCGGACTCCTGA
- a CDS encoding phosphomannomutase/phosphoglucomutase: protein MVADLSQLVKAYDVRGVVPDQWDESLAELFGSAFVQVTAADAIVIGHDMRPTSPALAGAFARGAATRGADVTLIGLCSTDQLYYASGALGLPGAMFTASHNPARYNGIKMCRAGAAPVGQDTGLAEIRTLVEQWSEGAPRPAAATAPGTITERDTLTDYAAHLLGLVDLKAIRPLKVVVDAGNGMGGHTVPTVFGGLRLDLVPLYFELDGTFPNHEANPLDPKNIVDLQARVLAEGADLGLAFDGDADRCFVVDERGAGVSPSAITALVAARELARNGGEGIVIHNLITSWSVPEVVRENGGTPVRTRVGHSFIKTEMARHGAIFGGEHSAHYYFRDFWNADTGMLAALHVLAALGGQQKPLSELVAEYDRYSGSGEINSTVADQAASLTAVRKVYSDRDGVTFDDLDGLTVTAADWWFNLRASNTEPLLRLNVEAREEETMAVVRDEVLTLIRKA, encoded by the coding sequence GTGGTTGCTGATCTGTCGCAGCTCGTCAAGGCGTACGACGTGCGCGGAGTGGTGCCCGACCAGTGGGACGAATCGCTGGCCGAACTCTTCGGATCCGCGTTCGTCCAGGTCACGGCCGCCGACGCGATCGTGATCGGTCACGACATGCGCCCCACGTCACCGGCGCTCGCCGGCGCGTTCGCCCGGGGCGCGGCGACCCGGGGCGCGGACGTCACGCTCATCGGCCTCTGCTCGACGGACCAGCTGTACTACGCGTCGGGGGCCCTCGGCCTTCCCGGGGCGATGTTCACGGCCTCGCACAACCCGGCGCGGTACAACGGCATCAAGATGTGCCGGGCGGGCGCCGCCCCGGTCGGCCAGGACACCGGCCTCGCCGAGATCCGCACCCTGGTCGAGCAGTGGTCGGAAGGCGCCCCCCGGCCGGCGGCCGCCACCGCCCCCGGCACGATCACCGAGCGGGACACCCTCACCGACTACGCCGCCCACCTCCTCGGCCTGGTCGACCTCAAGGCGATCCGCCCCCTCAAGGTCGTGGTCGACGCGGGCAACGGCATGGGCGGCCACACGGTCCCCACGGTCTTCGGAGGCCTCCGGCTCGACCTCGTACCCCTGTACTTCGAGCTGGACGGGACCTTCCCCAACCACGAGGCCAACCCCCTCGACCCCAAGAACATCGTCGACCTCCAGGCCCGCGTCCTCGCCGAGGGCGCCGACCTCGGCCTCGCCTTCGACGGCGACGCGGACCGCTGCTTCGTGGTCGACGAACGGGGCGCGGGCGTCTCCCCCTCCGCGATCACGGCCCTGGTCGCCGCCCGTGAGCTGGCCCGCAACGGCGGCGAGGGCATCGTCATCCACAACCTGATCACCTCCTGGTCCGTCCCCGAGGTGGTCCGCGAGAACGGCGGCACCCCGGTCCGCACCCGCGTCGGCCACTCCTTCATCAAGACGGAGATGGCGCGGCACGGCGCGATCTTCGGCGGCGAGCACTCGGCGCACTACTACTTCCGCGACTTCTGGAACGCCGATACGGGCATGCTCGCCGCCCTCCACGTACTCGCCGCCCTCGGCGGCCAGCAGAAGCCGCTCTCCGAACTGGTCGCGGAGTACGACCGGTACAGCGGCTCCGGCGAGATCAACTCCACCGTCGCCGACCAGGCCGCCAGCCTGACCGCGGTCAGGAAGGTCTACAGCGACCGCGACGGCGTCACCTTCGACGACCTGGACGGCCTCACGGTCACGGCCGCCGACTGGTGGTTCAACCTCCGCGCCTCGAACACGGAACCGCTGCTGCGCCTGAACGTCGAGGCGAGGGAGGAGGAGACGATGGCGGTGGTACGCGACGAGGTCCTGACCCTGATCCGCAAAGCCTGA
- a CDS encoding Trm112 family protein, whose product MALEAGLLEILACPACHSPLDDRSAADSPELVCTGDDCGLAYPVRDGIPVLLVDEARRPA is encoded by the coding sequence ATGGCGCTCGAAGCCGGCCTCCTGGAAATCCTGGCCTGCCCGGCCTGCCACTCCCCGCTCGACGACCGTTCGGCGGCCGACAGCCCCGAGCTGGTCTGCACGGGCGACGACTGCGGCCTGGCCTACCCGGTCCGGGACGGCATCCCGGTCCTTCTCGTCGACGAGGCGCGCCGCCCCGCCTGA